CTCGCCAAGACTGACCCACCCGTGCTCGTGAGATGTGACCCGCATGGCGATCTCGGATCGCCAGGTTGATCCCGCGGCCATCGTCCATCGGCGGATGGTCTGAGCAGCGGAGGTGGTGCAGTCGAGCGTCGTCCGGAACGAAGCACGCCCTCGGCGCGAAGCGACGAGGGCGTGTGGGGGGCGGGGGGCCGCGTGTGTCAGGTAGCGCTGGCGTCTCGCAGCGACGGCCCGTCGATCTTGACGGTGTGGCACTGGTGCCGGAGCCGGCTGAGGAGCGCGCCGACGAGCGCCTTGTTGCCGAGGAAGTTCGCCCACTCGGCATAGTCGAGATTGGTCGTGATGATGGTCGACCGCTGCCGGTAGCGCTCCTCCATCAGCTTGAAGAAGATGTTGGTCTGCTCGGGGCGGAGGTTGAGGTAGCCCATCTCATCGATGACGAGGACGTCGACCTTGACCAGCCGGTTGAGCAGGCGCCGCGTCGAGCGGTCGGCGATCGACGCGTACATCTCATCGAACAGGTCCTGCGCGCGCATGAACACGCCGCGATGGCCGTTCTGCAGCGCCTTGAGCAGCAGCCCCGAGGCGAGGCCGGTCTTGCCGACGCCGGTCGGGCCGACGAACACGATGTTCTCGGCCTTGGGGACGAACTCGAGCTCGGCGAACGTCCGGATCTGACGCTGGTTGACGCCGGGTTGGCGCTTGAACGGGAACGTCTCGAGCGTCCACTGCTCGGGGATTCCGGCGCGCTTGATGCGCCAGGCGAGTGCGGCCTCCTGGTTGGCCTGCCACTGCGCCCGCAGCAGCCGGGCCGTGAACTCCTGGTACGACAGGTCCGCCTTGTCGGCGCGCTTGGCCTCCTCGTCGAAGATCTCGGCGATCTTGCGCAGGTGCAGGTTCTTGAGCAATTGCTCGAGGTCATCCTTCATCGGTCGCCTCCGGGTCGGCCGCGAGGCGCTCGGTGGGCACGATGAAGTACGCGGTCGCGATGTTGCGCAAGATCATGCGCTCGAGCCGATCGAGGTCGTAGAGGCCGTAGTGGATCGCGGCCTCGATCGCCGCCACGAGCGGCGCAGCCGGGTAGTCGCGGCGCATCTGCGCCAGCCGCCGCAGCGCGACCGGCCAGCGCGGGGACCGCTGCTTGAGCGTGAGGGCGAACTCGGCGAACGGCGCGCCGGCCGCCGCGAGGTCTTCCTCGTCGGGCGAGCGCCGAGCCGCGGCGACCTGGCCTCGCGGCGGCCGGTGGTCGGGGATCGTGGTGCGCTGCTTGCCGCTGGGCGTCACGCGGT
This region of Myxococcales bacterium genomic DNA includes:
- a CDS encoding ATP-binding protein, which gives rise to MKDDLEQLLKNLHLRKIAEIFDEEAKRADKADLSYQEFTARLLRAQWQANQEAALAWRIKRAGIPEQWTLETFPFKRQPGVNQRQIRTFAELEFVPKAENIVFVGPTGVGKTGLASGLLLKALQNGHRGVFMRAQDLFDEMYASIADRSTRRLLNRLVKVDVLVIDEMGYLNLRPEQTNIFFKLMEERYRQRSTIITTNLDYAEWANFLGNKALVGALLSRLRHQCHTVKIDGPSLRDASAT